One window from the genome of Crassostrea angulata isolate pt1a10 chromosome 2, ASM2561291v2, whole genome shotgun sequence encodes:
- the LOC128172088 gene encoding uncharacterized protein LOC128172088 encodes MYKNLKVFFPYQFLDHVDKLNYDRLPHHNAFYSSLKNCNISEEEYAFCQQVWHENNMSTFRDFLVWYNNLDVGPFVQAVKNLQKYYFERNIDIFKCSISVPGLARQMLFESARKEGAVFSLFDKTNEDLYDTVRQNIIGGPSIIFTRYHETGKSYIRGNPHKLCGKIIGFDANALYLHCLGKDMPVGAFVRRQVDSGFKAQKREKYMLAYDWLEWLNQSGQYNIAHKFNSGKEKKIGRFPVDGYDETTNTVFQFQGCYWHGHRCWLTRHIQDDDLMKSREQKTRKTTVYLKRKGYKVVEMRECTFRNNVRSNLRLKSFTEARKSNMSHGRMSQEDLIAAVMSDKLFGMVECDIRVPDTWPAHFSHSTMTPYEYFSEMSPLFCTTDIPFDVIGHHMQDHAKRFNLSEKPRRLLVGGMRARQLLIATPLLKWYINHGLEITKIYQTVEYTPQTCFKSFVRDVSDARRQGDVDPSKAILADTRKLEGNSAYGSTIMNQENFQEVKYIRGEGKAMVEINNPQFKKLTSLLDDEELYEIEKHKKNINLNLPIQIGYFILQYAKLHMLQFYYDFMDRYVDRADFEYCEMDTDSAYMAISGETFQSVIKPELRQIYKHSLEGHCTASGEIEADCDRHWFPRTCCEEHKNYDRRTPGLFKIEFEGDEIIGLCSKTYIVSKRILKKESPAWIAAQRILKRALKKSRSPKRLFVKQRIVTKIKFSCKGISKKRVTAPLTTFRYVLKTQKPSSSVNMGFKLHNNKICTYRQARNGFSYFYCKRKVLSDGITTLPLDVELCPVKSKNDYEIEIDDFDLGLVHLLDELNDSD; translated from the coding sequence ATGTACAAGAAtctaaaggttttttttccttatcaaTTTCTAGATCACGTCGATAAACTGAATTACGACAGACTCCCGCATCACAATGCTTTTTATTCATCCCtgaaaaattgtaatatttCAGAGGAGGAATATGCTTTTTGTCAGCAAGTGTGGCATGAAAACAACATGTCCACTTTTCGTGATTTTCTCGTCTGGTACAATAACCTCGACGTCGGACCTTTCGTTCAAGctgttaaaaatttacaaaagtatTATTTCGAACGAAACATTGACATTTTCAAATGTAGTATTTCTGTACCGGGCCTGGCGCGACAAATGCTATTTGAAAGTGCTAGGAAAGAAGGGGCTGTTTTCTCCTTGTTTGATAAGACAAATGAAGATTTGTACGATACGGTCAGACAGAATATCATCGGGGGACCGAGTATTATATTTACGCGCTATCACGAGACCGGAAAATCGTATATTCGCGGCAATCCGCACAAATTATGCGGCAAAATAATCGGTTTCGATGCAAATGCCCTCTATTTACATTGTTTAGGTAAAGACATGCCCGTTGGAGCTTTCGTGCGTCGTCAAGTTGACAGCGGTTTCAAAGCACAAAAGCGAGAGAAATACATGCTCGCGTACGATTGGCTAGAGTGGCTAAACCAAAGCGGTCAGTACAATATCGCGCATAAGTTTAATTCCGGAAAGGAAAAGAAAATAGGTCGCTTCCCGGTCGACGGATACGACGAGACTACAAACACCGTGTTTCAATTTCAAGGTTGTTACTGGCACGGTCACCGTTGTTGGTTAACGCGACATATTCAAGACGATGATTTAATGAAAAGTCGAGAACAAAAGACGCGAAAAACAACTGTCTATCTGAAGAGGAAAGGTTATAAAGTTGTAGAAATGCGCGAATGCACTTTCCGGAATAACGTTCGGTCTAATTTGAGATTAAAAAGTTTCACAGAAGCGCGCAAGTCCAATATGAGTCATGGTCGAATGTCTCAGGAAGACCTCATTGCTGCAGTGATGAGTGACAAATTATTCGGCATGGTCGAGTGCGACATACGCGTGCCGGATACATGGCCTGCTCATTTTAGTCATTCAACCATGACGCCTTACGAATATTTTTCTGAAATGAGCCCCCTCTTTTGCACAACCGACATCCCCTTCGATGTCATAGGTCATCACATGCAAGATCATGCAAAGCGCTTTAACCTGTCTGAAAAACCGCGTCGTTTATTGGTCGGGGGAATGCGCGCGCGACAATTACTGATTGCGACCCCATTACTTAAGTGGTACATAAACCACGGTCTAGAAATTACAAAGATTTACCAAACCGTCGAATACACACcccaaacatgttttaaaagctTCGTGCGCGACGTCAGTGATGCTCGCCGTCAAGGTGACGTAGATCCCTCTAAAGCCATTCTTGCTGATACGCGAAAATTAGAGGGAAACAGTGCATACGGGTCCACGATCATGAACCAAGAAAATTTTCAGGAAGTTAAATACATTCGGGGTGAGGGAAAGGCCATGGTAGAGATTAACAATCCTCAGTTTAAGAAACTAACATCTCTTTTAGACGACGAGGAACTTTATGAAATTgagaaacataaaaaaaatataaatttaaatttacccATACAAATCGGGTACTTCATCTTGCAGTACGCAAAACTTCACATGCTACAATTCTATTACGATTTCATGGATAGATATGTAGACCGTGCAGACTTTGAATACTGTGAGATGGACACTGACTCTGCCTACATGGCCATATCGGGGGAGACCTTCCAGTCTGTGATTAAACCTGAATTGCGACAAATTTACAAACACAGCCTCGAAGGTCACTGCACCGCCAGCGGAGAGATCGAGGCGGACTGCGATCGTCATTGGTTTCCTCGCACTTGCTGTGAGGAACACAAAAATTACGATCGCAGGACGCCTGGATTGTTTAAAATAGAGTTTGAAGGCGACGAAATAATCGGCCTGTGCTCTAAGACATACATTGTTTCTAAACGCATTCTAAAAAAAGAATCACCTGCATGGATTGCAGCGCAGCGAATACTCAAGCGCGCATTAAAAAAATCGCGGAGCCCGAAAAGACTATTCGTCAAACAGCGAATTGtgaccaaaattaaattttcatgtaaAGGCATTTCAAAGAAACGGGTGACCGCTCCATTGACTACCTTTAGATACGTTTTGAAAACCCAAAAACCATCATCAAGTGTCAATATGGGATTTAAATTGCACAAtaacaaaatttgtacatatcgTCAAGCAAGAAACgggttttcatatttttactgTAAACGCAAAGTTTTATCCGACGGCATCACCACCCTACCTTTAGATGTAGAATTATGCCCAgttaaaagtaaaaatgattatgaaattgaaattgacgATTTTGACTTAGGTCTCGTACATTTGCTCGACGAACTGAACGACAGCGATTAA